The genomic DNA AGCGCGTACGGGAGCATCGCGAGGAACGCGGAGTCCACGGGAGACTTCGCGATCGAGACGATCGAGGCGAGGTTGCCCGCGACGCCGAAGAGGAGGGCCGCGAAGAACGCGCCCACCGGGTTCCAGCGGCCGAAGATCATGGCGGCGAGGGCGATGAAGCCGAGGCCGCCCGTCATCTCCTTGGAGAACGCGCTCGTGGCGACGAGCGTGAAGTAGGAGCCGCCCATGCCTGCGACGATGCCGCCGAGGAGGACGTTGCGCCAGCGCGTCCCGTTGACGTTGACGCCGAGCGTGTCCGCCGCCTTGGGGTGCTCGCCGACGGCGCGGACCCGCAGGCCCCAGCGCGTCTTGTAGAGCGCGAACCAGGTGGCGGCGACGATGACGAGCAGGGCGTAGCCGAGGAGGGACTGGTTGAAGAAGGTCGGGCCGATGATCGGGATGTCCGCGAGGAGCGGGATCGGCACGGCGTCGAGGCCCGCCGGGGTGTTGAACTTCCCGGCGCCCTCCTCGCGCATGAGCGTGTCGAAGAAGAAGCCCGTCAGGCCGGTCACGAGGACGTTGAGAACGACACCGACGATGATCTGGTTGACCTGGTACCGGATGGCGAAGAGGCCAAGCAGGCCCGCGACGACGGCGCCGGCCACGGCGGCCCCGAGGACTCCCGCGTAGGCGTTCTGCGTCAGGCTGGACACGAGCGCGGCGGAGAACGCGCCCGCCAGCAGCTGGCCCTCGATGGCGATATTGACGACGCCGGCCCGCTCCCCCAGGACGCCCGACAGGGAGCCGAAGGCGATGGGGACGACGATGGGCATCGCGGTGATGAAGAGGCCCGCGAGGCTCAAGTGCTTGGAGCCCGATCCCGCCGTCAGCCACACGAGGAAGCTCGCGAGCAACAGGCTCGCCCCCACTGCGAGGACCCAGCCCGGGACCCGTCCCGTGGCGTTGGTCCGCGCGAACGCGAACGCCGCGGCCCCCACGAGGAGGGCGGCGAGGACCCACAGGACGGGCAGGGCCTGGAAGGCCAGGGGGGCGAGCTGGATCTTGTCCGAGCTCTGGCTCAGGTCCAAGGCGGCCAGGGCGCTCTCGCCCGTCAGCGCGAAGACGAGCGCGATCGCGGCCATGACGGCCACGACGACAGCCGTCTTGAAGTGCTTGACGACGATCCGGTCCGCGGTCAGCGCGGGCGCGACGTCTTCCGTTGTGATGGTCTGCGTGCTCATGCTGCCTTGGCCGCCTTCCGGGAAGACTTCTTCTCTGCACGGGCCGAGCGCTCCAGGCCGAACATGGCCTTGATGAGCGGCGGGGCCGCGATGAAGAGGACGATGAGGGACTGGACGACGAGGACGATGTCGATGGACACGTCTGCCTGGACGCTCATGGCCTGGCCGCCGGCGCGGAACGCGCCGAAGAGGATCGCCGCCCAGAACGTACCCCACGGGGTGGAGCGGCCCAGGAGGGCCACGGTGATGGCGTCGAAGCCGAGCTGGCCCGCGATGTTGTCGTCAAGCGTGCGCTCCGTGCCGGAGATCTGGCCCGCGCCCGCGAGGCCCGCCATGCCTCCGGCGATGACCATGGCCAGGATGTAGCCGCGCGAGACGACCATGCCGGCCGTCCGTGCCGCCGCCGGGTTGGCGCCGATGGCCCGGATCTTCAGGCCGAACGTCGAGCGCTCGATGAACCACCAGACGAAGACGACGGCGAGGATGGCCATGACGAACGCCCAGTTGAGGCGGAACTCCGATCCGAGCAGGTGCGGGAACATCGCCGTGTCCGCGACGGGCGCGGAGACGGGCTGGTTGCCGCCCGGGGCCTTGAACGCGCCGCGCAGGAGAAAGAGGAGGAAGAAGAGCGCGATGTTGTTGAGCATGATCGTCACGATCACCTCATGCGCGCCCGTGCGGGCCTTGAGCCAGCCGACGAACCCGCCCCACACCGCGCCGCCGAGGAAGCCTGCGAGGATGACGAGCGGCAGGTGGATGACGGCCGGCAGGTGGAAGGTGAAGCCCACCCACGCCGCGGCGGTGGCGCCCGCGATGAGCTGGCCCATGCCGCCGATGTTGAAGAGGCCCGCGCGGAACGCGACCGTGACCGCGAGGCCGGTCAGGATGAGCGGCGTGGCCTGGGTCAGGGTCTCGAAGATGCCGAACCGGCCCGCGAGGTCGGAGACCGACGGGTCGAACGTCGCGCCCTTGATGAGGGCCCCGTACGCCGTGGAGACCGCGTCCCACGCGGCGGAGAGCGTATCCCCCGGGCGTCCGAAGAAGTACGAGGACGCCTCGATGACCCGCTTGTCCGTGACGACGATGAGCAGGGCCCCGACGATCAGGGCGACGAGGACTGAGAGCACCGAGACGAGCGCGCTGCCGGAGAAGATCTTGGCCCCGAGCCCGCGGCCCGCCTGTGGCGCGCCAGGTCCGGTGGAGCCCGCCGCGGCCCCTGCCGCGACAGGCTTCGGAGTCTTCGCCCCGGCCGCCGAGGGCCTGGGGTCCTTGGGATTGGTCACTGCACTGCTCACTGCTCGCCTTCCTGAGTGCTTCCGATGCCCTGGCGGACCGCGGCGCGGGCCTCGTCGGCGGTCATGCCGGCCATCATGAGGCCGAGTTCGTCGCGGCTCGTGCCGCCGGGCACGATGCCCATGAGCCGTCCCGCGTAGAGCACGGCGATCCGGTCGGAGAGCTCGAGGACCTCATCCAGCTCCGTGGAGACGATGAGCACGGGCGTGCCCTTGTCCCGCTCCGCCAGGATGCGGCGGTGGAGGAACTCGATGGAGCCCACGTCCACGCCGCGCGTGGGCTGGGACGCGATGAAGAGCTTGAGGTCCCGGCTCAGCTCGCGCGCCATGACGATCTTCTGCTGGTTGCCGCCGGAGAGGGTGGATGCGGTGTGCTCCGCGGACTGCGTGCGGATGTCGAACTCCGAGATCTTCTCCTCGGCGTTCTTCGCGATGGCCGCACGGTCGAGTGTGGAAGCCCGGACAAACGCGGGGTCCTCGTACCGGTCGAGGACGAGGTTCTCGGCGACCGAGAACGAGCCGACGAGCCCGTCCACCTGGCGGTCCTCGGGGACGAAGCCGACGCCCGCGTCCAGCGTCGCTCGCACCGACTGCCCCACGAGCTCCTTGCCGTGGAGGCGGATCGAGCCGCTGACGTTGTCCTGGAGGCCCAAGACGGCCTCCGTGAGCTCGGTCTGCCCGTTGCCCTGCACGCCGGCCACGCCGAGGATCTCGCCCTGGCGGATGCCGAAGCTGACGTCGTTGACGAGGAGGCGGCCGGAGGGGTCCGCGACGGACAGGCCCTCGACGACGAACGTCTCCTCGCCGAGCGTCGGCTCGGACTTGTTGAGGTTGAGGGACACGCTGCGCCCCACCATGGCGGCCGCGAGCTCGCTCGTCGACGCGGATGGGTCCGCCGTGCCGACGACCTTGCCGCGGCGGATCACCGTGATGACGTCCGAGACGGCCTTGACCTCGCGGAGCTTGTGCGAGATGAAGAGAATCGACGTGCCGTCAGCC from Falsarthrobacter nasiphocae includes the following:
- a CDS encoding ABC transporter ATP-binding protein; this translates as MRLELDRITKRFGSFAANEDISLVVEEGQVHSLLGENGAGKSTLMNVLYGLYEPTAGRILLDGKPVTFNGPGDAMRAGIGMVHQHFMLVPVFTVAENVALGDEDVKGLGALDLATTRRRIKEISDRYGFDVNPDAVVEDLSVGAQQRVEIVKALVRRARILILDEPTAVLTPQETDELMRIIAQLKADGTSILFISHKLREVKAVSDVITVIRRGKVVGTADPSASTSELAAAMVGRSVSLNLNKSEPTLGEETFVVEGLSVADPSGRLLVNDVSFGIRQGEILGVAGVQGNGQTELTEAVLGLQDNVSGSIRLHGKELVGQSVRATLDAGVGFVPEDRQVDGLVGSFSVAENLVLDRYEDPAFVRASTLDRAAIAKNAEEKISEFDIRTQSAEHTASTLSGGNQQKIVMARELSRDLKLFIASQPTRGVDVGSIEFLHRRILAERDKGTPVLIVSTELDEVLELSDRIAVLYAGRLMGIVPGGTSRDELGLMMAGMTADEARAAVRQGIGSTQEGEQ
- a CDS encoding ABC transporter permease, producing the protein MSTQTITTEDVAPALTADRIVVKHFKTAVVVAVMAAIALVFALTGESALAALDLSQSSDKIQLAPLAFQALPVLWVLAALLVGAAAFAFARTNATGRVPGWVLAVGASLLLASFLVWLTAGSGSKHLSLAGLFITAMPIVVPIAFGSLSGVLGERAGVVNIAIEGQLLAGAFSAALVSSLTQNAYAGVLGAAVAGAVVAGLLGLFAIRYQVNQIIVGVVLNVLVTGLTGFFFDTLMREEGAGKFNTPAGLDAVPIPLLADIPIIGPTFFNQSLLGYALLVIVAATWFALYKTRWGLRVRAVGEHPKAADTLGVNVNGTRWRNVLLGGIVAGMGGSYFTLVATSAFSKEMTGGLGFIALAAMIFGRWNPVGAFFAALLFGVAGNLASIVSIAKSPVDSAFLAMLPYALTIVAVSGLVGRTRPPAASGEPYTKG
- a CDS encoding ABC transporter permease, with the protein product MSSAVTNPKDPRPSAAGAKTPKPVAAGAAAGSTGPGAPQAGRGLGAKIFSGSALVSVLSVLVALIVGALLIVVTDKRVIEASSYFFGRPGDTLSAAWDAVSTAYGALIKGATFDPSVSDLAGRFGIFETLTQATPLILTGLAVTVAFRAGLFNIGGMGQLIAGATAAAWVGFTFHLPAVIHLPLVILAGFLGGAVWGGFVGWLKARTGAHEVIVTIMLNNIALFFLLFLLRGAFKAPGGNQPVSAPVADTAMFPHLLGSEFRLNWAFVMAILAVVFVWWFIERSTFGLKIRAIGANPAAARTAGMVVSRGYILAMVIAGGMAGLAGAGQISGTERTLDDNIAGQLGFDAITVALLGRSTPWGTFWAAILFGAFRAGGQAMSVQADVSIDIVLVVQSLIVLFIAAPPLIKAMFGLERSARAEKKSSRKAAKAA